The following DNA comes from Solanum stenotomum isolate F172 chromosome 11, ASM1918654v1, whole genome shotgun sequence.
TTACCTTCTTTATGTCCCTAATAGCAAAGAGTCCTATGCAGACCTCTCCATTCACAATCCACTGTTCAGCAAATGAAAGGAAGTTGAGTCAAAACATTAATACTATTGAAACATGCACTCAATACTTCCATGTAAACAATTGAAACATGCTTCCGTAATTGTCTATTGAAACATGCACACAAAAATGGCTATGGAGATTCAACTTAGAAAACCACATAATCTGGAGAAAGTTCATCACCCATAAATGTGGTATGTCAAGCCAATGGACAATAAAAGTAGTCAGATCCACCAATGGTACCAGTTTATGGAAAACAATCAGGAATTATTGGCCAGCTTTCAACAATAGAATCTGCATCAAGATTGGGGATGGCCTAAAAACTGATTTTCGGGATGATATTTGGACAGGTCAAAGCTCTTTGAAGAACCTTTTCACTAAACTTTACTCTATCAGCttaaaacaacaaacaaaggTTAATCAGATTTTGGAGGAACAAGGATGGAATCTGAATTTTAAGAGATCTCTAAATGACTGGGAAATTAAGAAAGTAACAAACTTGCTAGACTCTAGAACCATTCAAGATCACCCCTGAACTACAAGACAAACCAAGTCGGAAGCTAAATAGCAAGAAAATCTTCTTACAAAATTACTTAGTGGCTTCAGAATTGACTATATTTGCAGCAAATTAGGAGCTAACAATATGTACGCTCCACCTTGGGGGGGACTGTTAATAATTAGAAAACTATTTATATTCCAAGAACTCATTCCTTGCATATATAGGAAATGTTTAAAATCTTTGTACTTGTGTATATCGGAATAGGATAATCAGTAATTACTTTCCTTTCCTTTTAGTATTACTTGAATACTTtcctttactttcttttttttggattaCTTGTACACACTATATAAACCAAACATGCTTGAGGGAATAATCAAGCAATTCATTCTCATCTTCTTTTACAGAATTAAATGCAGAGTGCAGTTGCCAAGCATATTCACCTTTTCGGTACGACAATTAGGGTCACAGCTATGATTGATGAAACGGCCCAAATTCCCCTTAGCACATGCATCAATTACCTGAAACAAGAGGCATAAAAAGGACATTACACGATAAGGTGAAAGAAAACAGAAAATTACTGAGTCTATTATATACACCAAGTCATTACAAATTTGGACATATTGACCGTAGAATGAAAACGGttcaaaatagatatacatacCAAAGTTTATTTCCTTCACACTATAAATCCATCAATAGATACATATACCAAAATATCTATATCCTTTACATTACAAATCAAGCTATATTAAACACTTAACAACATTAATATCTGTTAATTAGAGATATCAAGGTGAACTGTTATACCTCGCTGCCGTTAAGTGTCATGAAATAAAAATGCTTATGACACTTCAACGCATACTCCTTTTGCCGAGCCTCATAAACATGCATATCCAGCACCTAGgaatttgtaaaatttaaaGCTATAAGTCGATAATATTTCAGCAACACAAAGCAAATCATGCATAGATACATATCATACATATGAAGAGGACAGCTCTAGAAATCAAATAAGAAATTCTAGACAATcttttgatgaaaataaagCAAGCATCAATGACATTAATGGTAAGATGATGTGAATTTGGATCAAACTTACACCCAAGGAATTGAAAAGAATTCATAGTTGGAGCAAGCCCTGGCGCTGATGAAAATAGGAGAAGAGAGACGGAATTTATAAGAAAACGAACAATGGAAGGAGATACTCCTTCAGGGAAAGAATAGACAACCTAGAAGTACCAGAGTACCAATAAAGGTCGTGGCAGAGATTTGGGAGGAATTAATGATTTAGATGATTTCTGAATGACATATCTTGGAAATGGCCCTTCACCTCTGACCATGATGTTGGAAGTTCAAGTACCAAGGAGAGAAGTGGGAATCTCCTGGGTGGGGCGCTTAGGAAGTGAGACTTACcatatcacaaaaaaataaatttctgaATGAGCTAACCTACCACCAGGATTGATGAGGAGAACAGAGAAGTAGCAactgccaaaatgaaaaataagtatttggGATTGATGTAAATTAATTGTATACAAAAGCAGGAAGGCCAAAGAATCAGAGGTCTGCCGGCCACCGATAGAGATGCCCATTGGCAAGAAGATCTTCAGTCATTTGCACTATTAGTGAGAGAAAAACATCAAATCCAAATATGGATTGTGGAATCCAGAAGAAGAAGCTATGAGGAACTTTATGAATTGTAGACAGATGGCCTAAACAAGATGTGAAATATGTCCCAACCAGCCTTAAGATAGATCATGGGTGAGTTAGACAGATAGGAAAATAGCCAGAAACAGTTGAAGACTCAACCTCTAAAACACTACTTGAATCATATATTATTGGAGTTCAATGCTGGGAAAATCAGAGAACTCTCCGGTTAGAATATGCAACACTGTTTGAATAACTTGAATCAAATAAGATAAAGctaaaaattataaagtaaACAGATTAATAATTTGAGTAGGTAAGCCCCTTGGTTACGTTTTCCTCTCTCTTTCCAAACAAAATAGTGTACAAGAGTTTGATAAGGTTCAAAAACGGAATTCATAAAAAGCCATAATATATGAAGGGATGAAGGCAGCATCACTTAAGGGTGCCCTTATAACTGGAAAGACagcaaaatgaaaaaataatgcaaagaCGACTATAGGGAAGGGTGTGCAAAAAGATTGGGGAAATCGGAAGATGATTCTTAGCTCTCAAAAAGCTAAAACAATTCAGGAGCAGCACAGGAGTAGGATTAAAGAATGGAATAATTACAGTCCAATGCCATTAGGTGATCTAGTTTATAAAATATCCCGCATATGCATAGATTTtgtaaatttaagtaaaaatatgCATTATACATAATCAGTGTATAGGTTTTGTATATTTCAGCTAGTGCCGCAATTAAGGTTAGCCGAAGGTACATATGGGTAAGTATCCCTTTTTAAAGAACTATCATGACATTAATCATAACAGCTGTGAAGGAATATGTCTGGGCCCAAAGATGTATTGacacaaaaaaagagaaagctGTGTCAATACATCTTTGGGCCCAGATATTCCTTCACAGCTATTATTGACACAAAAAAGAGAAAGCTTGGGAGATTTTCATCAATATAAGGGGCATAAGTTGGTCTATGCCAGGAAACATGAAGGAAGCTTTGGCATGTTGGAATCAGGATGGAAATCAGCCAGGGCACAgggagagatggaagattgtcccaGCCTGCATTTGGTGGACTATTTGGCTGGAAAGGAATCAGAGATGTTCAGAGAACAAGAGCTGCTctatggagaagatgaagctgAATTGTTTagctcttttctatttttggtgtaaacatgaATATCCTCATGAAGATGAGGATATCCCAAGTATCTTAGAATACTTTATGAGTTCATAGGAAAACAACAACACTTTTGTATTTCTGATTGTAAGTATTAGTGTAATACGTCCTGAGTATTCCTTTGTTTATAATACAAGTTaccttttcccaaaaaaaaaaaggagaaagcaATTTAGCTTTAAATGATGAAAGGTAGCTCCTTAAGGAGGGGAACTGAGGGGATATCATCGCGATTAGATAAAGCAAGATCCAGGAGCCTAATATGACAATCAACAGACATTAGCAAGCACATTGTGATAAAGAGAActctaaaggaaaaaaaaggaagttcCAAGGCCATACTTGAACACAAAAGAATTGAAATTTGGGGTGATTTATGATACTAGAAAGTCCAAGACTAGAGTTCTGAACTAAGTTAAAGGAAATTAATTCGTGTAAAAGGAGGCAAAGGGGTTCTGTTTTCTGCAAAAGAAATAAGGGTGTTGATTTGTTTTCCATGAAAAGATGCTGATGGGTTTACCACCGCAAATTGgtgattttccaaaaaaaaaacaatttagcTACTAATAGCATGGTCATCTCTTAACTTTCACAATCTCTTTTCTTGGGAAGGGGTACCCACCCAGGGGAGGGGGTTAGGATAAACATAAAAAAGTTTTGGTATTTTTTAGGCTAACATAGGAAAAAACTACATATGATTCCAAATATTGCACTACTGTGTCCACTTCCAGTAATTCCCATAACTGTCTCCAAAATTCTGTAGAGAAGATATCTCACCTCTCCAACATATTCAATAAGAAATTGCCCTTCAGATACATTGTCGAGAAGCTGTAGGCCATAACCCTTCTTTCCATATTTAAAGCACTTCAATTTAGCATAGTTGCGTTTCTGAAACTGCAAGCAGTATATGATAGAGATGATACAACTTGCAGGATAAAgcaatatacaaaaaaaaaaaaaaaaaaaaaaaaaaaaaaagagtaaccCTTTGCAAGTTAAAGAACCTGTTGATTTGAACAGAATTCTCCACAAGGACAAGTCCCTTTAGCACACTCTATATTGAGAATACGGTTCAGGCATCCGTCTCCACAGCCCATTCGACCATCTGAAGGTGGCTTGCAAAGGCAGACCATGATCTGATAGGGAAGGACAacagaatgaaatagaaattaCTGAAAGCACATCAGAAATCATAAGTTGATTGGAGATGAACATGCAAATACTTTTTGTAAAAAGGTAGGTTCAAGATGATCATGCAGATACTCAAATAAGCAGCAGTTCACAAAGAAATAAGTAGGGACAATGGAAGGTGTATGTTCCTTAGGAGATGTTAGCCCAAACATAGAGCCAGCCAAGGGCATGGGGTGTGTCATATAAGTTAATTTCATGCAAAACAAGATCAAAAAAAACCTAATCATGTCAGTCTTGTAAACATTGTACATCACTTGATATTTAGTTCTACAAATGGATTGCTTCTCTAGAGGTTGCTGAAGAATCTTCTCAAAACCCAACTTCTATCAATTGAGTGTTGAAACTATATTTTCCTCACCCATCTCAAAATGCTTTAGTTAATGTAAGTTCATTTCTTTACTTTAGAAGTTATCCACTGCTCTAACTATTAGAAGAGAAGATGTAGACCTGGTATCATGATAATGGACAAGAACCCCTTCTAAAAGACATCATTTTAATGAACCCCAGAAGAACTGCATGATACTTCCTTCTCAAACAATCATTTCCTTTCATTTTACCGCAGAAATCTACTTCACATAAACCATATCTCCACATAGTATCATAGCCGGGTTGAAAATATCAGCTCAGAACATCGTAACCATAGCGGACAACAAATTACCAAGATTTACAACAAGAAAGACTCATAGTATACACACCAATTAGTTGTTTAGAGGACCAAGAGTTACTCATATACGGCATTTCTTTAAACAGATGTACCTGAATGTCTCATTGTAGCCAATAATACACCAGTGCCCACACAAAGTCACGGCCAAGGAAAAGCAAAGGAACAGGGAAAAGATGCATCAATTAGAGGCCAGAAATAACAGAATTTATGCATTTTCGGAAGTTTCATTTGGAAAAAAAACTCAGGACTTAAATAACAGAAACCCATGAGTTTGGCCTAGTTATGTAATACGCGTAGGTACATTTAACTACCAGATCACATCTCAAGAAATAGGTAAAATCAAGCCTAAATCCctcccaaaagaaaaaaaattaagtccaGAAAGTTAACAACAGTAATATCCATAACTAAATTGCAGTACCATAATCACTGAAACATCACTTTCTTATCgcaaaatcaaataataaattatcatCCAGGAAGTAAGATGATTCAAATTTGCGAAATGGTCACCTACAACACCaaaaatgtgattttatttgtaaatcaGCCCTTTCTGATGAAATTCCTTCTTTTAAGGCAATAGTCTTCTGCTAAGAATAAGTCACAACTCACACGTTAATTTCCGATAAACCAAGACACTTAGGTAATAAAACTTTtagagtttttctttttctcatgATTTTTAAATTCAGAGACAAACTTTGTCTAAAAACACTGAAATTATAACGCCTTTATGTTCCTctatattttattcttcaaatgAATGCCACAGTGTATTTGAGGCAATAATGCAGACTTGATCAGGCATCTACCTCATCAATAGGTTGATTTTTGCGGTGGCGATGCAGAAACAAATTTGACTTGATCCGATTCCAAGATGATTGATGAGCCACTGCAACAAAcataaagaaggaaaataatCAGACTAGTGCAAGTTTACTCTGAGATTATGTGCCCAAAGACAATACCAGTGCCATTTCATAAGTACAATTGCTAGATAGTAGATACCAAGTAGATTCTTCTGTCCTGATCCATTCGAACTCAAGTGTGCACGAGAAACATCTTCCTCACCAGAGCCATCTGATATTTCCAGCTCAGCATTGATTTCTGAGTTTGACTTCTCTTGAGGAAATGAGCAATCAGCAAAAGCTCTATCCAGATTGTCCTTACAAGTCCTTCAAAATCGGTAGGAGACTACAAGCCATTAACTCTTGAAACCAAACAAAACATATCATGCTTTGGCAATCACAAGTGCTTCCATCCATTAGTGAAAACTCAATTATTAAATCAAGATTATCAACCTCCCCACCCCACCCCTTCTGACAAATTGCTTATTACGACTAAAGGAGCTAATGGTCATCTGATGCTTAGTTTTAACAGATCCACTTAATTCTGCAGAAGCAATATGAAACCATCACCTCAGTGTTCCGAAAGCAAACAGCCAGCAATGCAGAAGAATTTTGGATGCACTCAAATGATAAGTTTTTATAAGTCAATaaacaagaaagggaaaattttccaatattaataaaataacattagcttatcaaaaagaataagtaaaagaacaaaagaaaggAAAGTAAGAGAGACACAATAAGTTGCCTATTTGGCCAAAAACAGTTTGATAAGCATGCCACCTCAGGATTTTGTTTTCAGTAATATAGCATGTCACCAGTTACAATGATCTATATTCTCTACAACTAAACTTTACATGTGAGGCAAATTCTCTCGGCAGTAGCTTAAACAAGTGAGTAAGTGCAATGCCCCTTCATCAAGAATAAAATGGTGTAATTGTTTACGTTAATGGATTGAATCCTTACAACTTGTGTAAGAATAAAATGGTGTTAATTGTTTAgctctttattatttttggtgtaaatagGAAGTGCTAGCACAAACAGAAgatattttgatgttttagattatttgtttaaaGAAGAGTACAAACAGAAACTCTAGTGGTAAGTTGTAATACTTTTGGAGGGGGATTACAATTCTGATGTAGTATACCTGTGGATATACAGTTGAAAAGTTACCATTCtccaaaaaaatggaaataaagaAGTATCACTGTAACAGTGCTTTTACAATGAAAAGAGCAGATATACAACAAGGCTCCTACAGCTTTAAGCGAGAAGCGACCTCTAAGTAAACCCCACAAATTTACAGAAAATACAAAGACTAACATATAGGAGATATAGTGCCTATACCAATAAAAATCTAATTGACTTTTTCAATCTAAGCATGCATAGGTCTAGAACATATAGAATCATAGCATCTAATCACACAAAGGAAGGCTAACTTTTATGGTGACCCACAGAAGCTAGGGAATGGATCTTACTAGTTTTTGAATTACAGCAGGGAAATATAACGCATGCATAGACACATAACAAACACATGCGAGTGAGCGCACACATGACACATAATTGGGAAGTGTGGTCTAGCCATAGTCCACCAAGAAAAAACTAACTGGAAACAGAAGAGTATACTATTGGCACATCTGTGATCTGGAGATTAGGTGAGCATATATCACATACCATCTGCAGTTTGTTTCTTCAATTTGATCAGCAAGCAAGGAAGGTATACGCCTCCATTTGAGGCAATCATCACACTGCACCCAAGCATTTCTTGGTGGCAAGAGACGCTCACCTATCTCACTCTGCAGAATATCCATGTTTGAAATGCCTCCATCTAAACTTCTCTTTTCAAAGACAACTTGTCCAAGCTCAGATGCTATTCCATTCTCTACAACATTAGTTAATATAGTCACTGAATACTACAATGTACCAAGGTTAGCTTACATAAATTGAACTTTAAAAgctcaattttattattaccgAATCATCTGACAATACCTGTTCCTGAGTGCTGTCTCACTTCACCTAAACACTCAACAGGGTCACTTTTGTGCTTCACGTCATGCATGATgtcttccttttctttgttCCCCTTCTTTTTACTACCTCTTCCTTTTGACAAATTTGGGACTTCTGGCCTGCACTTTCCTGATTCCTTCGATCTCCCTTCTTTAGACACATTTTGCTCATCAGGAGAGGATACCAATTTCTCTGACAACCCTGACTCTGGAGACTCAGTGCCAACACTGGAACAATGATTTCCCTCTGGATCACTTTCAGGATTTGAGAAAGCACACGAGATTCCCAAGCTTGACACTCCTGAACAACGAAGTAGTTCTCCTGAAAATATCACAGTGCTGAACATGTTGCCCGTCCCATTTCCAGCTGTAGTTAAAACAGAAGTATCGGAACAAGACAAACCATCCCTTTGTTTTTCTCCGTGCATGAGATTCCCAAATACTTCTGCATTGCTCATACTTTCTGGACTAGGCAAATCTTTCACCCCAGAATTGGAGATCTTTGGGAGCCTCTcttttttccttccttttttacAGCTCTTCTCATGCATCCTCAAAATTGGAGCATCCACAGGAACAGCACATGGCTTAGACAAAGTCAAATCATGAAACTCTTCTGGAACATCAATTGGAGTATCAGGAATTAGGTTGATGACTTCTGAATCAGGTGAAGTTCCAGGATCTGAGAACCTGTTATTGATCGATCTTCCATCCTGGGAAGGTGACTCAACATGACAAACTAAAGTCTTAGCAGCTAGATCTTGAACTGCGCTTTTTTCAGGTTGGCATCCTTCTGATAAAGAAACATAGTCATTATCCAAATTTCCATTGCAACCATGGAACTGCACACTTAGCACCTCCTCTCCAAACCTATCATCAACTTTGCTGGCAATTTTGGgcatttctttcaattcttctCTAGCATTACAGTTTTTGTTGGTATCATTATCAATAAGAGGAATAACATCCATCAGACAATGTGAACCAAATTTCACCTTCAAGGAAATCGGGCCAGTTGGAATGGAGCTTTTACCCTTTGATTTCCGTGACTTTCGATCGATCTGCTtcttaccatgtttcttattTCCGCTACCACCTTTTTTTGctattcttaaatttttctGCTTCCCCGAAGCTATCTCAAGCCTGACATTACGTTCTAAATATTGCACCGTATTTTCTAACAAACCCCAGACCGAAGTACGAGCTTGTTTACTGAAATAGCTTCTCCTTTTTCTTGTAATCTGCAAAGAACTAAGATCTATGGATGTTTTTTTAATGGCTATTCTCCTGCCATTTCTTGCTGGTACTGTAGCCAAACTCTGGCTTAACTTGCTGTTGCGCCCACTCCTTCTCCGAGGAGCAATGCATGCATTGTCAGGGCATTCACTTTCAGAAGCATTATCAGTTTCTACAGTATCTTTGCCTTTATCATCCTCCTTTTGTGACAACTCAGTTATGCTAATTGAGTCAGAAACATTCTCCAGAACATCAGTCCCTGAAACATCAAGTGTGACCGCATCAGCAGATCTTATCTCAAAGAGTTGAGGTGATTGCAAAGAGACAGATAAGTTTTCAGTTGTGCAATTGGGATCCATGGCATATGTACTCTGCCCAAAATCGCAGACATTGTCTGCTGTTGATATCTGGGAAAGCATAACAACAGTTTTACAGCAATGTTCAAAGAAAGCATAGGCCCCAATGATAATTCCTCCTTATACCAGTACAAGTCAAGAACTAACTGCCATGCAAAGATATGCTTGCATCAGAAATTCACTGAAGTGATCTGTAAGAGCAAATGATAGTTATATTAATTAGAAAAGCATTCATAATCTTCATCAAACAAGTCTTGAAGTAATCATACACATAGAAATGATGGGAATTGTAAATAGAGAGGAATTCCCACCAAAttagggggaggggggggggggggggggggNggggggggggggggggggggggggggggtgtgcTATAAACAATAAAGATGTCACAAAACATAGCTATGATGTCAAGGATATAATCAAGTTACCAAGTATGAGAAGGAAGAGTGAGCTATTctgttttctttcttaaatgGTAGTAGGTGATCATTCCATTCCACCACTAGGCCTCACCCTTGAGGGCAAGTCAATCACCTACTACTACATTGCATGTTTGCAATAGAGTTATGGTTCTAGTCTACTCCATGAGATTAGTTCGATGACAAGCAGTTGGATGTAGAAAGAGAAGAGTTGTGGAAGATTGCTCATCTTTTAGTTTTCGACTGATtaggagaaagaaaaaagagaatctTTTAGGATACAAAAACTCCCTAGTGAAAAGTTAATTGCTTTCGTTTCTCCACTTATTCTTTTGGTCCAGAAAGTATGCTTCCTGTATCATATAATGATTAAATCTCGTGGAGTCTGATGTAACAGCGTACTTTGGTAACGTATCACTATCTGGGTGGaacattaatgaaatattttgaattaacaGAGAACCCGGTGCATACACATGCTAAAGGAAGCTTCAGCAATTAAACAGTGCATAACCCAATACTTACAGATCtgctaaatattaattaaaataatgcGCCCAACACTTTCCAACACCCACCCGACCTAAAAATACTGTTGAAACATCTTGCACAAGCACATATAtacaacttcaaattttaataaaatttttgtCCTACACTTATTTTTTGTGGCTAGCTGGGACTAAGACCTAGCAGAGTCAATAAGCTAGGTGTTCTCCAATCTGCATAACCCGTGGCAGCAGAGTTACTCACTGCCTCTACGGACTAGAGGGTGATCACCAAGCCCATTAAAGTTGAGATGATCACTTACTACATTGTGCTTGATAACCGAACGccggaaaaacaaaaaaaatgcttAGTTTTAGTAAACGGAAGCTTAATGCCGGCACAGATAACAACGCGTATGTACAGGGAAAACTGAAAAGTAACACAGCCCCGTTCTTTCCCCAGAAAATCCCGAAAGCGAAAGAGTAGATACAGCAATAAAAGCAAACCCTAAGCAGCTAACATCAAAATCCCTAAAATCAAAGCGCCAACGCCAATGCAGATACATACATATACCTAACTGCcacaaaatcaaaaaaaaaaatacagaaaaaggAAGAATCAACAATAAAGATCATACctgatgaaattgaagaagctcttGAGGAACAGTAAGAAGGCCAATTCAGCAAATAAACATACAAGTATCTCTCTaggtttttagagagagagaaTGGATATTTATTGTGgcgttttctagagagagaaagaggaaTCACTTTGGGTCAGCAAACGGTTTTTAAGAGTTGGCGAAAGAGAGAAAGGGCTCCGGCGGAACTCATTTCAGCTTTTCTtcacctttttttattttattttattttatccgACTATTATTAATATTAGGCTCTAAATACTGAGTAATTATTTTCTGAAACACCAAGTCAACCTTAttagttttatgttttttaatataaaattcagataattaaaaattactaCTCCTATAAAATTATACTCTAATATACTTTTATAGTCtagaatattttgaaaaatatcaaaagacaAAGATGAATTAGTAATACATTCATGCACGGATTAAAATAACTAGTAAAACTTTAACATATTACtccttttgatttttatttatttgaaatttgaaatgcaTTGAACGCAATAATTTTGATcataatatttgataaaattatgtttttctcCAATAAAGAGTAATCAATATTATTGATATATTTCTGGAATAGTAAATGtgaaattaaattatagtaATAAGTTACTCTTGACTTTGactttttgtaaaattaaagtaattaatgtatcgagataataattatttaaagttttttttatttttaattacagATTTTGAAGTTTAAATTCTTTAAAGATAAAAACTACATATTGAAAGTGCTATTGTTAACGATGATGGTCAATGAACGTACATGCAAATTCGTATATAGATATATTATAATGTGGATATTGAATAcagatgaaaaaaatatgtaaattcgTATTTAGACCTATTATATGAATATCGGGTAcagatgaaagaaaaaatgtataaaagTGACGAATGGACTTTTTTTAGTACAATGATTTTTCTGTTTGTACTTCTTTT
Coding sequences within:
- the LOC125843832 gene encoding histone-lysine N-methyltransferase ASHH2-like, which codes for MLSQISTADNVCDFGQSTYAMDPNCTTENLSVSLQSPQLFEIRSADAVTLDVSGTDVLENVSDSISITELSQKEDDKGKDTVETDNASESECPDNACIAPRRRSGRNSKLSQSLATVPARNGRRIAIKKTSIDLSSLQITRKRRSYFSKQARTSVWGLLENTVQYLERNVRLEIASGKQKNLRIAKKGGSGNKKHGKKQIDRKSRKSKGKSSIPTGPISLKVKFGSHCLMDVIPLIDNDTNKNCNAREELKEMPKIASKVDDRFGEEVLSVQFHGCNGNLDNDYVSLSEGCQPEKSAVQDLAAKTLVCHVESPSQDGRSINNRFSDPGTSPDSEVINLIPDTPIDVPEEFHDLTLSKPCAVPVDAPILRMHEKSCKKGRKKERLPKISNSGVKDLPSPESMSNAEVFGNLMHGEKQRDGLSCSDTSVLTTAGNGTGNMFSTVIFSGELLRCSGVSSLGISCAFSNPESDPEGNHCSSVGTESPESGLSEKLVSSPDEQNVSKEGRSKESGKCRPEVPNLSKGRGSKKKGNKEKEDIMHDVKHKSDPVECLGEVRQHSGTENGIASELGQVVFEKRSLDGGISNMDILQSEIGERLLPPRNAWVQCDDCLKWRRIPSLLADQIEETNCRWTCKDNLDRAFADCSFPQEKSNSEINAELEISDGSGEEDVSRAHLSSNGSGQKNLLVAHQSSWNRIKSNLFLHRHRKNQPIDEIMVCLCKPPSDGRMGCGDGCLNRILNIECAKGTCPCGEFCSNQQFQKRNYAKLKCFKYGKKGYGLQLLDNVSEGQFLIEYVGEVLDMHVYEARQKEYALKCHKHFYFMTLNGSEVIDACAKGNLGRFINHSCDPNCRTEKWIVNGEVCIGLFAIRDIKKGEEVTFDYNFVRIFGAAVKKCVCGSPNCRGYIGGDPLDAEVIVQEDSDDEYPEPVLLPKYAKMDHKEYNITCATSTINCAKINIQRKRPKKKNTLDGLIAENQETSCQTDINSFVGQEKVNLGNSIAVVSLNVREESENFPDVSPASALKAETCAALKASECLSHSSTEPVEISLSLKDICETVSGVRKGFTVAGKVAKYSISSAQALEITSPDAVVSKSLKKSKSSNGKQTHESCLFVKTSRESSLVKKGKQRNYAVNSRSSPDVDSKLQVPQPRLKKPPDGSLHGHFEAVEEKLNELLDHDGGISKRKDASRCYLKLLLLTAASGDDCNGEAIQSNRDLSMILDAILKTKSRTVLMDIINKNGLQMLHNIMKRYRREFNKIPILRKLLKVLEHLAVRDILSPEHINGGTSRAGVQSLRSSILGLTEHEDKQVHQIARNFRDRILRPLRKRICIDRDDCRINTHSGSQYNRCLASQNQWCDLGCKPSEGAEYTCHSTVASVQADGGVLDGSSASCSDIGEACMAKKRKCKSRWDQEAEAKSDPRNESDVAEDQKQVLDDDVPPGYEFPPGFSVPIKACTVLSDDSSTAIYSTEERNCGEHPQPVVMGHLQQRFVSRLPVSYGVPFSEVQQFGSHQKGRFDAWTVAPGIPFHPFPPLPPYPCDRRGFVPTASELPQNGGEDWGTCSPSHLAQNPPSVSGADQPQDGNGNQPGCERASESHNLGRKNFRKQKFNNSKLVPPWLRIRSGWEYTENSMCIAGASRENEFRSTHHNLGMQNLDHALRPNTFHRY